In Pseudorasbora parva isolate DD20220531a chromosome 9, ASM2467924v1, whole genome shotgun sequence, the sequence TAGACTTGCACTACATGATGACTCGTTGTCATTCAGATGTATAAACAAGTACGTCCAGTACGTGCCAGAGTCTCACCCAAGAACCCTGAACTAGAGTTTCACAAACTGGGCTTTCTTCTCCCCACTATGATGGATGTGAAGATAAAAAGGACTAGAGGTGACAGCCAGCTCCAAAAGACACATGATACTGACCCCACAGTTAACTGCAACAAGCTTTTTTGCAACCCACTGTATTTCTCAGGGGTAAGAGTTTAAGGCTATTAGATATTAGTTTAACAACAAGATATATCATTTGGACATCAACCTGGGAATTTAAAAAggttttaaattaaaatcactaactatatatatatatatatatatatatatatatatatatatatataatttattctgttcGATCACGCCGGCGCCTCTCGTGCACACACTGCATATTTCAGCACTGCAAACTTGACATCGCAGCCTGttcattatcaaaataaaatagtcAACCTAACATATCAAATGTGTGCCATTCAGTGTGATCACTCCGCTGTATTGTGTATTGTGTTTACAAACACATTTGTGCAGATTTTTTCAGTCAATATTGGGACGCGAGTGAAGTACAAAGTCTATAATAAATATTGGTTTAGCATCCATATACATTGCAATTATGGAAACGTGGATTTGAATGAGAGACTTAGGCTACATGAGCCTAATGCTGGTTACTTTCAGTttctaaataaattattttgttttggcttgttaacttatattttttattcttgttATGTTCCGAATACCGCTAAATTTAAAGGATTTGTTGTCAAGTGAGGGGGACTAAAATGGCCTATAGCTGTGTTTGTAGTGTTTATAATGGTCGTAGTAGGttacattgatttctcaatgttaactggtctctcaatttttttttccagagctgtatgtatatgtgtagtTAGTGTATAATAAGGTATGTAGCAACCTAATTATTGGTTAAAATTCTTTTAACAGTTAATTAGCGTCCCATGTATAGCTAGATCCAATTAGTGCCAAATCAACTTTGCGGTTTGAATGCATCAAGATTCAAAGGCTGTGTTTAAGAAAAGTGTTGCGCTGAAtttgtgccatctagtggtttaaTAGATAATACAGTCAAACTGCCCATTGAATATAAGTATTATTATGCTTCGCTTGAATTGTTTGAATGCAAATggttgtaggcctatatatgggtcgcgataatttaaaaaaaaagagggtcgctcttaaaaaagtttgaaaacccctgctgtAAAATATAAACATGGTAACACCATCACCATATAATATATACCCCTTAAGAGAATCTGAAAGATATTTTTATATCTtccacaagacaaaattatCCTGTACAAATATACATGTCCTCggtttttaatattataatattatgatTTACCCCCTTGAGTATCAAAGAAAAACTTAATGTAGTAGTTTCTTATAGCTGCGTATGAGTCTCTGGTTTGTCTTGAAGCTGCTTACTGAAAGTCCTAGCATGCATTTGAATTCATTCCCAAAGTAGCTCAATGATGCTGAAATCCAGCTTTGCCACTGATGGCAACAGAAAAACTCATGCACCACAATCACAAATGGCTGCAAACACCCATTGATGCTCAAGCAGGCAATCTCAGTGGTATATACCATTTTAAACATGTAAACAAGGTGTTACTGTTATTTCCtctcatttttaacattttaccacttttcttaaaaaatggCACACATTCTCTGCAAGAGCTATGTCAACTTACAAAAACCTTACATTAACCTAGTTTAGCTGAACTCACCCTGATGACTTCAGGAGTCTGCTGAATGAGAAGTGTTGAGCCTGTGTCCCTCACAGTAGATACAGGTGTCTGTATGGCAGCAGGTGCACTTGAGAGTGTTGGTGTAGTTGCAGGTGCAGTCTCAGACAAAGGCACAGGCAGTGGGAGTGGAGCCACCTCTGCTTTAGTGCTGGCCAGTGTGTCCTGGAGAAGACGCATGACCTCTCGTTCCTTAGACTGAGTTCCTCTCCCAGCTCCACTCTCCACCAGCTCCTGAGCAAAGCTCTCAATGCTCTCAAGAATCCTGAGCAGCAGAGCTCCATCATCCTCTTCAGAGGCCTCAACCCCTAGCTCTGGTGGCTTGGCCACCGAGGGTCCAGATAAATCCGCCACGGGTATATCTTTAGCCACCGAGTTACTAATTAAATGCTGGGGGGAACCTGTCTGCTGGGAacaatttttaagtttaggggGCAGTGGAGGCTCCTTTTGCATGTTCTGGGAAAGACACTCCAGGTCCATCAAAAGTTTATCAATATCGTCAGCTCCGCTTTTATTAATGTTTGAGATTGACCTCGAGAACAGTCTAGAATCTGTGCTTTTTGGCAAGTACATTTGGTTGACAGTGGAGTCGTTTTTAGGCTTAAACACAGTTCCGTTTCGGCTAAGCTCGTGGAGTTTATCTGAAACACCACTACTAGGCTCAGAGTAGCCAGTGGTTCTTTTGGAGTAAGGTCTGGGGTCCGAAAGACTACAGCTGTGCTTCACATCCCCTTTAACTGCCCTGTCAGGCACCCTGATCACATCTGAATCCTCCTCTTCAATATACAGAGCCTCCATGGCATCCTTACAGAGACTTTCGCTACTGCTAGACAAGAGAGAGTTTGTGGAAGAGAATGTGTCTGGTCGGCTGGTTGAGGCCGTGTGGTGGCAGTTAAAAGGCATTGAACCGCTACTGGAAGCTGAAGGGAAACTGCCATGTGGAAACCCATTAGTTGATGAAGGTGTACGTGCTGATAAACCAGGGAGGCTCTGAATAGCTTTTATATTGCCTGCATGATCCCTAGAGCTATCTGGCGGTTCTGACTGGGAGGGTTTAGGCCGAGGCTTAGTGGGCGGAGGCGACTGAACAACGTCCTCATATCGCGGAGGTTGCTCATTGCCAAAAATAGGGGAGAAGGGGATTTGTTGCAGCCCGTGTATGCTGTTAACTAGTTCAGCGAGCTCGCTGTGCTCTTGCCTCACACTTTGCCCCTGTTCCAGCTCAAGAGGAAGCCTCTTCAGATAATTGGAGAGACGAGCCATCACATTTTTATAAATGGCTTCAGGATTCCCAGAGTCGTCGCTGCTTCCACCCATTGACTTTCTTTTGATGCACTGTTTGATGATGTCTGTGCACTTCTTCAGATCTTCAGAGCATTTGAGGAGAATGTCCAGACAGGCTTTAATGTCTTCTCCTGATGCACTGCTGTCAGCCTTGGTCTTCTCAAGTATGCGGGTAATTAGGTTTTCCTCAGTGAGGCTGTTCAGGTAGAGTGTGGCCACATTGTTTAGGTTCTGCTCCAGGGATGCACTGCGACTTAGCTTATGCTCTTCGAGTACAGATTTCTGAAACAGGCCAAATGGAGGACAGTTCTCATCATTGCCTGTGAACTGGCCATAGATAATATCTAGATCAGTAGATCTCCTGCTGAAGGAGTCCGGCCGAACCTTACGGCCCTTTCTGAAAGTCACATGACTGGTGGAGTACTTGATCTTCTCAAATGAAAATTCCTTGATTTTCCCGCTGGCCAGGTTAATGGCTTCGCCTGTAATATCCTTGAGGCTTGCTGAGCTTTGGATGGCAGATCCTTTCTTGACTCTGGGGATGACCTGGTGGTAGTCATCACAGAAGGCCCCAGACCCTGTGTTGCCGTTCTCCAACGTTTTAGACTCAAGAATAGCGATGGGCCGGTCAGAACAGTTTCTGGATATGGGGGTATCAAAAAGTTCAGCACAAGTGCTGCGGTGAGCTACTGTGCAGTTCAGTCCATGTTTTAGTGCACCACAGGGTCCATTACAGTAGTGTACAGTGTGTTGGACACGACGGTCAATCACAACACTGTTATAACAGTTTATGCTACTGACCACTATGCGATAGGTAGCCGCCATGGTCTTTGCAATtcataaatctgaaaatgtgttttgttgtACAACGTTAGCcacctaaaaaaataataatgctaTGAAGACTCATTCATATAAAAATGTCAAAGTGTATCAATActaaaaaatcaaaatgaaaggtGCTTTCCGTAGCCTCAACTGCTGCTTGAGCTGCTTccaagagaaaaaaagatttccATAGCAATCCTTCACCGGTGCCCCATAGTTAAAGGGAAGTTGCACTGTTAGCTGCAAAACTATCCATTCCTTAGCATGGGCCCCAATGGCCTAATGATAGGCCTGTGTGCAGCTCTCCAGATCATCCCCCCTGTGAACACCCAAGGCCTGTGGGCATGAAGAAGTCCTCTAGCCCCCTCTCAGAAGCCACAGCATACAGCCCACCTGGTGACAGCCTT encodes:
- the ppp2r3a gene encoding serine/threonine-protein phosphatase 2A regulatory subunit B'' subunit alpha isoform X1, whose protein sequence is MAATYRIVVSSINCYNSVVIDRRVQHTVHYCNGPCGALKHGLNCTVAHRSTCAELFDTPISRNCSDRPIAILESKTLENGNTGSGAFCDDYHQVIPRVKKGSAIQSSASLKDITGEAINLASGKIKEFSFEKIKYSTSHVTFRKGRKVRPDSFSRRSTDLDIIYGQFTGNDENCPPFGLFQKSVLEEHKLSRSASLEQNLNNVATLYLNSLTEENLITRILEKTKADSSASGEDIKACLDILLKCSEDLKKCTDIIKQCIKRKSMGGSSDDSGNPEAIYKNVMARLSNYLKRLPLELEQGQSVRQEHSELAELVNSIHGLQQIPFSPIFGNEQPPRYEDVVQSPPPTKPRPKPSQSEPPDSSRDHAGNIKAIQSLPGLSARTPSSTNGFPHGSFPSASSSGSMPFNCHHTASTSRPDTFSSTNSLLSSSSESLCKDAMEALYIEEEDSDVIRVPDRAVKGDVKHSCSLSDPRPYSKRTTGYSEPSSGVSDKLHELSRNGTVFKPKNDSTVNQMYLPKSTDSRLFSRSISNINKSGADDIDKLLMDLECLSQNMQKEPPLPPKLKNCSQQTGSPQHLISNSVAKDIPVADLSGPSVAKPPELGVEASEEDDGALLLRILESIESFAQELVESGAGRGTQSKEREVMRLLQDTLASTKAEVAPLPLPVPLSETAPATTPTLSSAPAAIQTPVSTVRDTGSTLLIQQTPEVIRIQPEKKPGTPPPALTPAPSSPTPRPPSPPPAKVVATPPPSSINIPRFYFPKGLPNCAANYDEPIAKIEAAFTDFEEEKADIYEMGKIAKACGCPLYWKAPMFICAGGERTGFVSVHSFIATWRKLLHSCYDDASKFVYLLAKPGCNYLEQEDFIPLLQDIVDTHPGLTFLKDAPEFHSRYITTVIQRIFYTVNRSWTGKINMTELRRSNFLQTLALLEEEDDINQITDYFSYEHFYVIYCKFWELDTDHDLFIDPKDLARYNDHASSSRIIERLFSGAVTRGNSVQREGRMSYAEFVWFLISEEDKKNPTSIEYWFRCMDMDGDGVLSMFELEFLYEEQCERMEGMGIEPLPFQDLLCQMLDLVKPECPDKITLRDLKRCRMAHIFYDTFFNLEKYLDHEQRDPFAVQKDLDSDGPEPSDWDKYAAEEYEILVAEETANEQLREGSFDDDYESDELTVSSDIGSKMDKLVISDLSA